A part of Quatrionicoccus australiensis genomic DNA contains:
- a CDS encoding FIST C-terminal domain-containing protein, translating to MKAGSGLARGPRPAPELAAEAVQQALAAAGLERTASVCLFLTRDFIRHAQPAVLAAARAAGSLQVFGCTANGLFTENGWLLDQAGAAALVFANPASGGDADVPLISFSGQGGLHFDWQTPPSRAGLFDSDAAVWSHARVAEDGRATTRLTGLHSHLALSSGLRLLSQPHAVTASRGLDLCQLAGQNAGDSLLRSLPAELREHPPLHQIVALRQRNEPGLGILALNADASLTLTEALQEGEKISWAIRQPMAAEQDMREVLGAAVDTGCKPDFALMFSCIGRGPLFYGNDDRDLLAFREQFPGTPLLGAYGSGQIAPTGNGNRLFQNSAITLLFAGTHAV from the coding sequence ATGAAAGCCGGCAGCGGTCTGGCCCGAGGCCCGCGCCCGGCCCCCGAGCTGGCGGCAGAAGCCGTGCAACAGGCGCTGGCCGCGGCCGGACTGGAACGGACGGCCAGCGTTTGCCTGTTCCTGACCCGCGACTTCATTCGCCATGCCCAGCCGGCCGTACTCGCTGCCGCCCGCGCCGCCGGCTCGCTGCAGGTTTTCGGCTGCACGGCGAATGGCCTGTTTACCGAAAATGGCTGGCTGCTCGACCAGGCGGGCGCCGCTGCCCTGGTTTTCGCCAATCCAGCGTCGGGTGGCGATGCCGATGTACCGCTCATTTCCTTCAGCGGCCAGGGCGGCCTGCACTTTGACTGGCAAACGCCCCCCTCCCGCGCCGGCCTGTTCGACAGCGACGCGGCAGTCTGGTCGCATGCCCGCGTTGCCGAAGACGGCCGCGCCACAACCCGTCTCACCGGCTTGCACAGCCACCTCGCGCTATCGAGCGGACTGCGCCTGCTCAGCCAGCCACATGCGGTCACCGCCAGCCGCGGCCTCGATCTCTGCCAACTGGCCGGCCAGAACGCCGGCGACAGCCTGTTGCGCAGCTTGCCGGCCGAATTGCGCGAACATCCTCCATTGCACCAGATCGTCGCACTGCGTCAGCGAAACGAACCCGGCCTCGGCATTCTTGCGCTCAATGCCGATGCCTCGTTGACCCTGACCGAAGCACTCCAGGAAGGCGAAAAAATCAGCTGGGCGATCCGCCAGCCGATGGCGGCCGAACAGGACATGCGCGAGGTGCTCGGCGCAGCGGTCGACACCGGCTGCAAGCCTGATTTCGCGCTGATGTTTTCCTGCATCGGGCGCGGTCCGCTGTTTTACGGCAACGATGACCGCGACCTCCTTGCCTTCCGCGAACAGTTTCCCGGCACGCCGCTGCTCGGCGCCTACGGCAGCGGCCAGATCGCACCGACCGGCAATGGCAACCGCCTGTTCCAGAATTCCGCCATCACCCTACTATTTGCAGGTACCCATGCTGTTTAA
- a CDS encoding FecR family protein: protein MQRRQLLKRLAMLAVAERLGSLRAAWAAGISPATPGLQRFSGQVTVNGQPAKAGMPINPGDTIATGPGSEAIYVIGKDAYLQRDRSVVSISGDVLKAGLRVITGKLLAVFGKGDKRIETATATIGIRGTGCYIESAPDKVYFCLCYGKADIASLHDPAHVESIETRYHDHPVYLHANGSQMMVPATVINHTDNELYLLESLVGRVPPFYGQAQPYSQA from the coding sequence ATGCAACGCCGCCAACTACTCAAGCGCCTGGCCATGCTGGCCGTAGCCGAACGACTGGGCAGCCTGCGTGCCGCCTGGGCCGCCGGCATCTCCCCGGCCACGCCCGGCCTGCAACGCTTCAGCGGCCAGGTCACGGTCAATGGTCAGCCGGCCAAGGCTGGCATGCCAATCAACCCCGGCGACACGATTGCCACCGGCCCCGGCAGCGAAGCCATCTATGTCATCGGCAAGGATGCCTACCTGCAGCGCGACCGCTCGGTGGTCAGCATCAGTGGCGATGTGCTGAAGGCCGGCCTGCGCGTGATTACCGGCAAACTGCTCGCGGTGTTCGGCAAGGGCGACAAGCGCATCGAAACCGCTACCGCTACCATCGGCATTCGCGGCACCGGCTGCTATATCGAGAGCGCGCCCGACAAGGTGTATTTCTGCCTGTGCTACGGCAAGGCGGACATTGCCTCGCTACACGATCCGGCCCATGTGGAAAGCATCGAAACCCGTTACCACGACCACCCGGTTTATCTGCATGCCAATGGCAGCCAGATGATGGTGCCGGCGACCGTCATCAATCACACCGACAATGAGCTCTACCTGCTGGAAAGTCTGGTTGGCCGGGTCCCGCCCTTCTACGGCCAGGCCCAGCCCTACTCCCAGGCTTAA
- a CDS encoding DUF1841 family protein has translation MFNPSREQVRRFFCDAWKKHQERLPLVGAEVAAADLAARHPEYHALLSDSEGALEQEWTPEDGQMNPFLHLSLHLAIHEQVSIDQPPGIRAAFETLRIRLDPHAAEHVLLECLGETIWQAQRQGGQMDALAYVDAVRRKSTPF, from the coding sequence CTGTTTAATCCCTCCCGTGAGCAAGTCCGCCGCTTTTTCTGCGATGCCTGGAAGAAACACCAGGAACGCCTGCCGCTGGTCGGCGCCGAAGTCGCTGCCGCCGATCTTGCCGCGCGCCACCCGGAGTACCATGCCCTGCTCAGCGACAGCGAAGGCGCCCTGGAGCAGGAATGGACGCCGGAAGACGGCCAGATGAACCCCTTCCTGCACCTGTCGCTGCACCTCGCCATCCACGAACAGGTCAGCATCGACCAGCCGCCCGGCATCCGCGCCGCTTTCGAGACACTGCGCATCCGTCTCGATCCGCATGCCGCCGAACACGTGCTGCTCGAATGCCTGGGCGAAACCATCTGGCAGGCGCAGCGTCAGGGCGGACAAATGGATGCGCTGGCCTACGTCGACGCGGTGCGCCGCAAATCGACGCCGTTTTAA